From the genome of Ectobacillus sp. JY-23, one region includes:
- a CDS encoding acetyl-CoA carboxylase biotin carboxyl carrier protein subunit codes for MTKVYASMAGNVWKIVVNVGDTVEEGQDVVILESMKMEIPIMAEESGTIVKLLVQEGDFVNEGDVLAELE; via the coding sequence ATGACAAAGGTATATGCATCAATGGCAGGAAACGTATGGAAAATCGTAGTGAATGTAGGAGATACAGTAGAAGAGGGACAAGATGTGGTTATTTTAGAATCTATGAAAATGGAAATTCCAATTATGGCAGAAGAATCAGGAACAATTGTGAAATTATTAGTACAAGAAGGCGATTTTGTGAATGAAGGCGATGTGTTAGCCGAATTAGAATAG